From the Psychrobacter sp. P11F6 genome, the window ATATAAGCAACACCTGTCTCGATACAAGCTTCCAATACCGTCATATTGATAAATGCCGAACCGACATTGATGACGATTTGGATACCCGACTCTTGAATCAACTGTATCAGCGCTTGAGTATCCATAGCATCCACTTGGTGCGTATGCAATACGGCAGGCTGCTTGAAGCTATTCTTATCTTTCACGCTTTGGGCGATGGCATCACATTTATCTTGCGTGCGCGAGGCAATATGAATCTCGCCAAGGATATCGTTATGCATCGCACATTTATGCGCGACCACTTGAGCGACACCGCCGGCTCCGATGATGAGTACGTCTTTTTTGCTAGATTTGGCTTGTTGGTTTGTGTTCAATGAACAATCCTCCTTTGTGTCTCTGTCGATACCATCGATAGTGGCGAGTCAAAACAGAAACGAGTGAATGATATGCGTGAATTAAAAAGGAAGACCGAGGAAAACCCACGCACCCGTCGGGCAAAGCACCATTTGATTGTTGGCTTTTGCCCGTGGCGATTATAACAATTTTTATGAAGACATCGGTAAAAATAATGTATAAAAAACAGACGAGTTAAAGTCATCTAAAAACAGACTCAAGCCTTTGATTTATAAAATTTAAATCAATTTATCGACACAACTAAATTAAGATAAGCTGGCTTTATAATCTTGATAATCAAATTCGCGCTGCACATCTATACTGCCATCTAGACGACGAATCACAATCGCCGGCATATTAACACCATTGAACCAGTTCTTTTTCACCATGGTATAACCTGCGGCATTACCAAAGGTTACGGTATCACCTATTTTTAGGTTATTTGGCAAGGCATACTCACCAAAGATATCGCCCGCCAAACAAGAACGACCATAAATAATGGTATTATCAGCTGATTCAGTATTTTCGCTTATGGGTGCAATATTGGTAGGGTCGATATCAAGAGAGGCAATATTCATTAAATCACTATTCACAGCCGCTATCGGCGCTGACTCACGGTAAATTAACAAATCAAGCATGTGCGCTTCAATGGATGAATCTACTACAGCTAGATTTTTTTCATTGTGCATAGTATCTAAGACGGTCGTGACCAATGACCCAGCACCATGGATACTTGCCTCACCCGGTTCAAGATAAACTTGCACCCCATATTTTTCACTAAAGCCTTTTAACCTGTCTGCCAGTTTTTCTAGTGGATAATCAGGCGCGATAAAATGAATACCACCGCCCAAACTCACCCACTCAAGCTGCGCTAAAACATCACCAAATCTGTCTTCGATATCTGCCAAGCTGGCACTAAAGGCTTCAAAGCTGTCATTTTCGCAGTTGTTATGAATCATTACCCCAGTAATGTCATCAAGTACCGCTGCAATCTTGTTTTTATCATGTTCGCCCAAACGGCTAAAAGGACGCGCAGGATCAGCGATGATAAACGATGAATTACTGGTCTTTGGGTTTAAGCGCAGTCCCACTGGTATATTTTTTGCCGCAGCTTGGTCTTTAAATGCATTGAGTTGCGAGATTGAGTTGAAGATAATCTTATCGGCATAGCTCAATACTTCATCGATCTCATCAGCGCTATAGGCGACGCTGTAAGCATGAGTTTCTTTTTTATTATCACTGTCTTTACCTTTACCAAAAGTCTCGTAGCCAAGTCTAACTTCATTAAGTGACGATGACGTTGTGCCGTGCAAATAAGGCTGCATCACATCAAACACGCCCCAAGTGGCAAAGCATTTGAGTGCCAATAATGCTTTAGCGCCTGATAGCTCGCACAGCCGCGAGATAATCTGCATATTGGCAACGATTGCCGCTTCATCGAGCAAATAATAAGGCGTGGGCGGTAGAGATGATTGGATAGTGTTTAGCGAAGTTTTTGCATTCATAAGAGGTTACCTAATAGCTGCTGTTGGCATCATGAC encodes:
- a CDS encoding carboxynorspermidine decarboxylase, which translates into the protein MNAKTSLNTIQSSLPPTPYYLLDEAAIVANMQIISRLCELSGAKALLALKCFATWGVFDVMQPYLHGTTSSSLNEVRLGYETFGKGKDSDNKKETHAYSVAYSADEIDEVLSYADKIIFNSISQLNAFKDQAAAKNIPVGLRLNPKTSNSSFIIADPARPFSRLGEHDKNKIAAVLDDITGVMIHNNCENDSFEAFSASLADIEDRFGDVLAQLEWVSLGGGIHFIAPDYPLEKLADRLKGFSEKYGVQVYLEPGEASIHGAGSLVTTVLDTMHNEKNLAVVDSSIEAHMLDLLIYRESAPIAAVNSDLMNIASLDIDPTNIAPISENTESADNTIIYGRSCLAGDIFGEYALPNNLKIGDTVTFGNAAGYTMVKKNWFNGVNMPAIVIRRLDGSIDVQREFDYQDYKASLS